One Stigmatopora argus isolate UIUO_Sarg chromosome 19, RoL_Sarg_1.0, whole genome shotgun sequence genomic window, CCACGGGCAGGATGACCATGAACGCCAAACCGTACACCAGCAACACCTAAAATAAAGGAGAAACGTCTGACTTTTTGTCAGAGGacaacactgtaaaaaataatcataataataagcaCCAGCATCGAGTTCTTCTGGTCTACAATCCAGGCGGGCAGGGCGATGCCGAAACTGGTcgctgcaaagacaaatgggGTTTTTGTTAAAACCGGTCCGTGACAAAATCTCAGGGCCACGCAAAGGATTTTTCTTTGCCCTCGCGCAGCCGCCCAAAACTCACCGCCCGGGCCATCCGGGTTGCCGTAGATTTCCCAGTTTTTTCGGGACTGCTCGTTGGTGAGTCTGCGGGTGATCAAAGGAGCAATTTAGACAAAGGAGACATTTGGGCGGGCGGTTCAAGCGGCTCGACGGGGGTGACACGTACGCGGCGTAAGCTTTAGCGATCCTCATGAACATGGCCTCGTCACCGCCTCTGTCCGGGTGGAATTTCAGCGACAGCACGCGGTACTGCTTCTTGATTTCTGGCAGTTTAGctccctggagaagaaaaagcaCACATTGTCCTTTCGGTTTTGGGCCATTTATATCgcacagagtaaaaaatatatatatttaaaaacccCGATTAAACCCAAAGGTAGAGTTACCGGATCCAGGCTGAGGACTTCATAGGGATTATACTCCTGGTACTCCCGATCCAATTTGGACACCTTGTACGCCAGCAGCAGGAAGATGGCCCAGCCAAACAATAAGGCAGCtttcctgagaaaaaaaaaacataccattTATTTACAATTCACTCTTTCACCGCCATTGACAAAACGATTATCTTCCTGCGCCATCTCATCTAAGCGTCCCCCGCGCCACTGCGCCCCAAAATAGCGCGAAAAGAAGCTCATTTTAGCCCCGGTGGCAAGACAagcgtttcaaaataaaatgtagcgTTTGGTCGCCACGGCGCCATTCGGCAACAGGACTCACTTGAGGGTGGGGACCACGCTCTGCTGGGACTTCATCAGTCGGAGGCGGTACCACAAGCACCTGCCGTGCACCCGCCGCAGGCTCTTCAGGCGCAGTTGCTCTACAAAAGCAAACacccaagaacaaaaaaaaagattatttcgtCAGAGGGTAACTCGTCGCACGCCAtcaatgtccaatttatttggaatGGCAAAGAGTTGCCATTTTGATCATAGTTGACATATGATCATAATGTATTTTTGGTTTAAATTGTATTTCAGATGTAATACTTACAATTGCTAAGGAAAAGGTAAAGACACCTTaactttattttgttattatcgatttattttaaatatattaactcattggcagtgAAGCATGATTGCTCAATGTAAGCTATTCCAATTTATGGAAACAAGGGGTGGTTTCTTCCCGTTTATAGATTGATTACGTTCTAGGTTCGGTCTGTTTGGTCAGAattcaacacaaaaaataatactcACAGTGAATTTTCAAAGTTAGATATTTGCCAACATCTTCATTTAAACTCCAATATACCCAGTCTGCTGTCGAGAATGTTGAGCGAGTGACATTTAGCAAGTGTGCTAGCTTACTAATGAAGATTTGGGCTGCCTCCCAAGTAGTATGAAGTGTACATACTTGTTTTAGTATAATGTGTAGCCACAAATGTCAAAACAGCCGCCGTAGGCAGTTGTGGACAAAACGTTATTTACTACAACGTTATTTACTACAACGCGGACAAAGTACCTAGGTTAAATTCAAGGCTATCGAATTCATGCTAAAACCAACAGGTTTgttggggagagagagagagtccattAGCTAAAGTTAGCCCGACGTCGGTGTGGGCCTTACCAACATTTTGGTCTCGGGGCCAGAAGTAATAGGTGGCCGGAATCACGATGAGACCCACAAATGACGTGAGAAAGTAGAAAAACGTGTTGCCGCTGTCATCGTACTGGAACTGCTGGCCGGCCATTTCGTCGGTGGCGGCGCCGTCCGGGTGTCCAAGcggcactcactcactcacgtcCCGCCGCTGCTAGCCCGCCGACCGAGTAGTGCTCGTACCTGACAGGACCGTTAGCCTGCTAGCCAGCTTAGCATCCGACGGAGAAGAGCTGGGAAGCATACGTGGTGTACGCATGCGCAAATGGGTTCCTTCTTCTTCGCtgcttcgtcttcttcttctccttgtAGTTCTTCTTGtagttcttttttcttcttctctttacTATGACGACTCTATCGCCCCCTCAAAGGTCACAAAGCGGATCGCAGAGTGAATAAGTaaacaaaaatcaatcaatagaGCGTGCACTTAAAGATAGATGTTGAGGGCTCAATTGTCAAGCCATTTTGGAAGGGTTTGCGTTTGTATAACGTCACAAATTTCCAAGACTTCAAAATAAtgatactttttttatttttatacaacaTCCAGCCTTGCTGGAGCCATTCCCAACTGTGGTAGACTTCACCCTAGACTGGTATAAAATGTCATATATTGTGGGGTTTTCTACAAtggcaaaaacatttcaaatgtccATTTGTATTTATCCAATTCGTAATATTTACACATAAAAAAAGCCACCGGGATTTGAGGAAACCCAGTTTGaacaacaatagacatccaaatcATCATCTTTGACGgccaatccgttttgacagaAAGGAGCGAGTAAATTGGTCTGTGTGATTTCCACCATCAAATGTGCACCATGATGTCTGGTAGCGGCTTGCGCTGGAGGTCGGGCACGGTGGCGTCCTCGGCGGCGTAGCCCACCGGAAGCAGCATGAGCAGCTTCTCGTTGAGCGGTCGTTCCAGCAGCAGCCGCAGCTTCGGCCCGCAGTTGAGCGGCGTCGACGTCACCGTCACCAGACCCGCGTTCTGTCCATTCGGTAACAAGCCAGCTTTAAATTCCATCCGTCCAAGAGCCCCCTCTCCAAAAGCCGTGGGCCAAACCTGCAGTGCGGCTAGCAGGAGGCCGCAAGCGATGGACACGCTGATTTCGTTGTAGTAGTGCGTCCTCTTCTTGTTGTCGGCCAGGATTCCGTACGTCTGCTTGAAGACGAGGATGAGGTAGGGCGCCACGTCCAGGTACTCCTTGATCCAGTTGGTCCTAGGTCCGGGCGACAAAAGCGCTGACGGCGGCGTCCCGCGGGAGCTGGGCCGAGGCCACCTTCTCACCTGAGCGGGGCCAGGTCGCTGACCCACTTGTCGCCCATCCTCTGGCGGTAGTtgacctcctcctcttcctccacgATCAGCCTGATGCGGTGCTTGACGTCGGGGTCGGAGACCACGACGAAAGTCCAGGGCTCCGTGTGCGCGCCGCTGGGCGCCGTGCCTggaggtcatttttttagggtttgCCGATGGATATTCCTTTGACTTTTTCCTCGGGTAAATCCTACGTCAAATCGGACTGGACCTCGGCACTTTAACTTTCTTTATTTCCTGTTACGTGTACGTATTTTGTCAGAAGTGGACTTACCCGCGGCGCGTATGACGTTTTGGACGACGACCAAGGGGACGGGCTCGGGGCTTATGAAGCGGACCGACCTGCGCCGGTTCATCAGCTCGTAAAAGTCCAGCGATCTTTGCAGCATTTGCTCATGGGAGTGGCGTTGGGGCGAGTAAGGAACGTGCGCCACTTCTTTCTCCTCGTTCACGTCCACCCACTCCTCGTCCTCTGGAGCACAAGGACGAGACATCGCCCGTGTTTAGGAAAGTATCTCTACGTCTTCTACAGTGGATGTGCTTTTGCATACCTCGAGCGACTCTTGTTTAGTGTCTCAAAAACAACAAGAATGAGCTCGGAGTGGCCCGGGAATTGAAATATTTACCTAAGTAAACGTCCTAAACTAAAAAGACCGTCAAGTTCTTACCGCCCTCTCTGAGTTGGGCCTCCTCACTGTCGTCCCGCAGGTCCTCGTCCACCCAGGGTTTTGCGGCCGCCGCGGGGCTCCGACGCCCCCTCAGCGCCAGGAAGCCCATCACCAGGCACAACACCAGCACCAGAACCGGCGTGAGGACGGACACGACGGACATCTTGGAGCGGGCCCGGGGGAGGAATAGGCCACTGGCTGGACCGCTCTCAATCCGTGTGTGTCACGGTTGAGAAGGAAGTGGGGCATCCAATCGGATCGCTGCCCCGCCTGCATAACCAAagcagcacttttttttctttttgtctcgaGCCTCTAGTCTAAAGTTCAGATCCTGTACAAGTCAGCTTTATGACTCAAAGTCATAAAATACTATGACTTTGTGTAACATATGAACGAAAgatcatttgttcatttatctttacaattcaaaacatttttttggcaattgttttacttttttttttacatgacctTGTTGCCATTTTATTGCGCAACAAAAAATGAAGCCAACTGTTTGTCGTACAACATTGTGTTCTTATACAAATGTCCACAAGACGGCGCCACTTGCTCGCCCTAATTATTTGCTGTTCATTCATTGTGACTGAATGATCGATTGACCCCCAAAACAGTCTCTATTTTCAATCTATATTTGAAATGTTCGTTCATTCATCAGTAAAAACAGTACATTTATGCGTATTTTTTTACTGTGAGTATTTTGAttgaaatatttggaaaaaaacgaaaCGGCCTGGACAAAATCCACTTGGAAAAAGGCCCATGTAAGACTGGATACCAACACATGCCAGGCCTAATGATATaataaaaagaattaaaaaatcaaGTCTGGTTCCACGAATGAACCCCATCCCTCTTTCTGATCGATTGATTAGTCATTAGATGTTTCGGCTCGATCGTGTGGGGTGGCCGACTCCTCACCGGCtcacaagccccgccccctggcGCTTTAAATAgcagctgtttaaaaaaaaaaaaggccaggtCCACTCTTCTCCACTTCACTCCACTCCAGTCGCCATCTCCTGCCTGCCGCATCCCCGTTCCGTCCCCTTTGCAGAACCGCATCCCGACTTCCAGAGAAGCATGTCGGCCGCCAGCACTGAGACGAGCGCCCCTCCGCTGCCCTCCGCCGCCGGCCGCGTCTTCTTCCAGGGGGCGCCGGGTTCGGGATGCGCCGGTTCGGCCGCCGTCGCCGCGCTGAGCaacggcggaggaggagggggaggaggttCCGATGACCCGGTTCAGAAGCGGCAGGGCAAAGTCACCGTCAAGTACGACCGCAAGGAGCTGAGGAAGCGCCTGGTGCTGGAGGAGTGGATCATCGAGCGCCTCAGCGAACTCTACGACTGCGAGGTGAGCGGAACCGCCGTCGAACCCGGTCCCCCCATTCCCATTTTCGCCCTTCAATCGTGTTTTCAAGTCGAACCCAATCTCAAAATTCGCACAAACGGTTCGCATTGCCATTGAAGGAGAAAGACGTCCAATGTCATCGTCATTGGGGGTCGACAAAAAATGTGGAGACGTAATCATGATTCCGTTTCAACTCGTTGCCCGTAGCCGTCCCATTCCTTCAAACTGGATGTGAACGTTCATGTTTGATGGCGCTAGAGGCGAATCGACAAATATTCGCtggcccctcccactccaaatggtttggacgtccgagcccgccaatggcagccaatgagatagaGCTCTTAACACGCGCTTTGCATCACTCAATCATGGGCAAATTGACATCAAATAATAATGCCGTGGATCAGGAAAAGAAGGCCAGTGGGCTAAGGATGTGCTGATGCAGTTTTTTGTCCGCTGGCCAGCCGACGGCTTCCTCGCCAAAACATCCAAACTCAGCCTGGAGCGCAAACGTTGGCTTTGTATCGAATGCAATTGGAGCATCTTTTCATTGTCCATCGTTTGTAGAATCTCGGGGCCCGTGGCtccacccccacaccccccttCATGTATTTTTCCATTCTAGATATGTTTCCCCCATCCCCCGCTTCTCCCGTGACCTCGTCAATAGCTCCCCACGCTCGACTTTCacgctttttttcttccttgtaGCAAACCCGATGGCGGCGCCACGCCAAACCCGGCGAGTAAAATGCAGCCCGATCGTTAGCCCGACTAAAATAGCATCTTGGTATCGTTTTCCACTTTTCCTGCCTCGTTTCCGCCGCTTCCATCGAGTGTGTGGCGGGCACAAAACGTCGCAAATCGCCGCCAGCCAAGTTTGTCGGCGTGGAATTTCGCTGGCCTAAAAACGCCGGCGCCGTAATCAGCGTCAACTTTCTCGGAAACAAAGGTATCGATCGAGGTCGCCGGCGCTCGGCGGTATCGGCGATCGATTCCGGGCCTAGTTTGACGGGGGCGAGAGTTCAAGCGCCCCCCCAGGCAATTGCGCGCCCTGTAAATAAAGCCCAGAAAGAGGCCTTACTATTAAACCTGTCCATTTTGGgctatattttttgggggggtcaggatttaaaatgcaaacaaacgaaGCGTGAGACTAATGGAGGCAAATTTGCGCAGGAAGAGGAGATGCCCGAagtggagatcgacatcgatgACCTTTTGGAGGTCGACAGCGACGATGAGAGAGCCGTCAAACTGCAggtgctttttttgtcaaaaaattgGGTCACTCGGGCACCAGATcgcttcctgtacattttggctcacttccttttcaatgacattttttgaaaTAATGATCCCATTGGCACTATTTCTCATTTtaggggtcaaaggtcaggtaaaacagcaaaaaaatgtaaacaaacaccatctgttctttttttcccttccccaTTTAGGAATCCTTAATAGACTGCTACAAACCAACAGAGGTGAGTTTCACGCCGCGTGCGTACGTTGAAACACGGCAAAATGATGGATGGTCACGTGACGACGCCAATAAGACGTGGGAGAAATATGTATTGGGGCGCCTTTTTTCTCTCCCAGGATTTCGTCCGCGAGTTGCTGGGCAGGATACGAGGAATGCGGAAGCTCAGCGCTCCATCCAAGAAGGGCCTATAACGTGGGAGCCGGCGACCGATCCGGCGACCGATCCGGCGACCGCGCGCCGCCTCATCTTCCGCTCCCGCGTTCCCTACCCGTGACACTTCACCACAAGTATAGCGCTCGCTCAGCGCTCGCTCAATGACAACGACAGGATGCTTTCCTACACGACGGTAGCGGAGCGAGGTAGCTTCCCGCCCGGCCCCCTTGGGCCATCGAGACGCCCCGTCCGGACCAGGAGGACCACGCAAAAGCAAAAGGAGGAACTAAGCCTGGGCGCCATTCACTCTGACGCAACACCATTTTGGTTGGGGCTGTGTTTTGCCCTCGCTCTCACGTCCACCTCGTAAATCTGaccttcttttttaaaatttcttctTGCTTGGCAGGGCCGCCGCAAACCATTATTTTGCTAGTCGACTCGATGCCGATGATGACGCGACTCGGCGTTCTTTGACGTTATCCTTCTTTTCTAAAGTTATTTCCAAAGACAATCAGAATATAGAATCTTTTGAATTGGGTCGGTACGTCAAAACGCGCGAATGCCGaaaaccttttttcccccctgcttCTTAACCCTAACCTGAACCCAAACCCCATGGAGAGCATCTCACAAAAGGCTAAAGACAGAAAGCTGGGCGAGGTGGATTTTATTCCTGACCACAAAGTTGCATGCTAACACTGACCCAGTATCTATCCCTAGATGAAGTAACTTATAACCGACAAACTTTCAACTTATCTCCTTAACTTTATACAACCTTGATTTAGAATCGACGTGACGCGTCCGTCGGAGAGACttcaggagagaaaaaaatggtgctgCTTTTGATGTTTCTTCCCAGGTGGTGtctatatttcattaaaaataataataatagttttcACTGTGCGAGGCCGGTAACGGCGgcggccatttttttattttgttcttctACAGAGAAGCAGTTCAGGAATAATAGGTTccatattttataatttatgcCAGGGTATTTTAAAAGTGTCTATATAGGAAAGCTTTGCATGTATTTTTAAAGTAGCATGTGGGCGGGGCCCAGAGGTTTTTATTTCACTAAACACCTTCCTTTTTTGATACCTTTTATTAAGATGGCAATTGTTTGTTTtcagctgctgtttgtttttctgtaCATTCACAATAGCCAAagttgttcttaaaaaaaatttcATGTGCAAAGTGGGTGAGCTCTGTTTTTTCTTGCTgataataaaaatgacaattgtaaGTGCTTTTGTGGCTAAAACGCGGGTCGGGAAGGGGCGGGGCTGAGatgaactttttatattttagatgtttcattgaattaaaattacgtttttttaattagaaaaagcaaacaattgaaatgttgattttccccaaaaaaataaagaaaaacaccaTTTATTTGACAATATAAGTGACAGTCAATCAGTTTATTTCTAACATAAAGCCGTGATGGTCAGAAGGTTGACGATGCATTTCCCTTCATGTGAAAAcagattttgttttgttagccggccggccggccaacCGCTGGCGCGGAATTCATCCAAGTGTGACATTATTGCTCACGTCTCGCATGAGTAACCATCATCGCTGGCTGGTCTGCTGGCGGTCTAGCCGCATATGACTAGCCTAGTGCCCTACTGTACGCTGTTGCTAGGTAGAAGATGGCCTCGGAGAGTCATCCCGGCCGGGGAGGGAGGGGCCTCCAGACAGCTTGCCCGCCTAAATGCCCGCTTGCCCGCCCGCATTTCTTTCTTCTGACACACCCGCCTGCGCCTTTAAATTCCGTGACCCACTTTTGGCAGCTGGGCTCACGCCGCCTTGAATAATCGGGACCGCAAGGTGAACGTGAGCGGAATAGCGAAGGACGGGTGAAGGGGGGGGTTGGCTCGCTAGCGCCTGGCTAGCGTCTCGCTCACTCACCCCGCCCGACTTCTTCCCTTTTGGCGGCCACACTTCAGCGCGTCTCGCACCAGCGGTGTCCTCCACATATTTCCTGCAtggctatgaaaaaaaaaagactaggcAGCTCGTCCTCAATTGGTCGTCGGCCAATCGtgaagacaaaggacaacccatGGCTCATCGCTAGGAAcaattagcatacaattagcttggCGTGCAAGCACCCgaagaaaagccacgcaggcaacatgcaaactccacaaaggaaggcccaccggggattgaaccctccatcGCTAAACTGCGAGGCGTACATGTTAATAGCATGCAGGATACCCTaatataaaaaatttaaaagaaaataccgCCCGTCTTTTTCTTGGAgataaaaaacaagtttaacTCACAGCggcattgttttcatttgttaTCTTGGAGACGGCTTTTGGCCCTGGAAGTACATTTTCAAGTCAACCCAGTTGACTGCATTAATACTGCATTGGCAAGCATGTACTTTGAAACAAGGGCCGAGTATTCATGCGCGTGGCGTCCTTCATTTCACCACGCTGACGCCATCCAATTTCCCAGATGAGAATGTTCCAACTGCTGCACTTCAAGCATACTTAAATATGTACATTTCTTATTCAAACCAACAAACCATTGgttatttaaatagaaaaaaaactgtcaacgCTCTCAAGAAAGGAGTATATTTCCCATTTGAGAGCAGCTGATGATCCAAATGAGATATTTTCATCTTAAATATTTCCCAAATGATGTGCTTTGTCATTTGTCAGCCGATCAAAATACTAATCCTTTGTGTTCACCCTGGTACGCAAAGAGCGCGTGGACAATAGAATACGGAAACTGGCAGGGATTAAAGAATGAATACGTCTATTTACTGGGGTGCCATTGGCGTATGTAGTAATTCTTGTTTGTGTCGCGACTGCTTGTTTTTCTCCTCGCTCCTCTGCTTAAATCCCAAACACCGCCGGGCGGGCCTATTTACACGACAATGGAGGGGAGCGGTCGCGTCCCGGCGAGAAGAGGGGATCAGTCCACCCACGGGGGGCGGATTGGGGGTACTCCCGCTTCACCCTCACGCCATCTGTTTCCAGTCCGACGTGCAAAAGCGCCACCACGGGCAAAAGGCACCGGCGCTGATTGGCGACAGCGTTAGCGGAGGCGCTTCCGTCCGCGGCCCCGAAGGTAACGGGAAGCCATTTTAGGAAACAGGAATGGccttgagaaaacaaaaataccgTCGCGTTACAAGATCCTTGTACTGTAGAGGAGAGCGCAGCATGTGGATAAGAATAGAATcatctttattgtcattgtacacgTAGAACAAAATTGAAAGATGAATAACACAGACTTGGGTATGACTATTACTATATAGTTTGAAATGATAGCCTAGTCTTCCCCCGTCTGCGGCTCGCTCCGTGGCCGGAATTGACTAAACAGCTGGTTGCCATGGTTGCCAAGCCCGCCTCCGCCAATCAGCGGCCGTCTCGACGGAAGGTTCACGGGAGGCTAAACCTCACCGGTGGAGCATCCATACCCGAGATTAGCATACATTCACTCAAGATCAACAAGGCCTGATGTCAATATGCTCTGCCTCACCTCAACATCATATAGGAGGAATATTTTAGGGATTCGTAATGGCTgtaatgctgatttttttcacgATTCAAGTATGACTGACGGCAATAAATGGAAACATGGAACATTATCATGACTGTCAATGTGAACACAACGTAAATACTATGAGCAAAATGTGCTAGCCATTTTTGTGTCTCATCGTTTGGAGTGAAGGGGCTTGACACAAAAGGGTAGAGCTCCCTCTGGTGGATTCCGTGGTAACAGCTAGTATCATTATTTTCTCTACAAAAGGGAGacttgaaaagcattttttttcataatataaAGCACCTTATTGAAGTCGTATTAACATATGATTGTTTAAATTTCCCGAGGAGTAATAACATGGAGCATTATCATTACCGTCAATGTCAATAGTCAATGTAAATAGGACCATCGTGTATTAGAGCTCCCTCTTGTGGATTCAGTGGGAAAGGCAAGTATCAGTATTTTCTCGGATCATTTTTTCacaatttatatatgtatagtagTACGTACAGTAGTCTCATCTAAACAGCCAATCATAGTTCAGTCCTGGATAGGCCACGCCCCTAAACAAAACTAGATGCATTACCAGGTGCGTGCCTATAGATGTCAGCGTCACAATGCTAAATGGAAATatataaacaataataaatgaGCAAAAGTTTCTAAAtgtgcagttatttttttttttaataacgaaGACTTGTGGCGTTCGTTGGACTTCGCACGAGTGTTTTAAACGGTGTAAAAGTCTTCCTGAGTAGGGCTGCCTTTCGCCTCCTACCTGTGC contains:
- the iyd gene encoding iodotyrosine deiodinase, with translation MSVVSVLTPVLVLVLCLVMGFLALRGRRSPAAAAKPWVDEDLRDDSEEAQLREGEDEEWVDVNEEKEVAHVPYSPQRHSHEQMLQRSLDFYELMNRRRSVRFISPEPVPLVVVQNVIRAAGTAPSGAHTEPWTFVVVSDPDVKHRIRLIVEEEEEVNYRQRMGDKWVSDLAPLRTNWIKEYLDVAPYLILVFKQTYGILADNKKRTHYYNEISVSIACGLLLAALQNAGLVTVTSTPLNCGPKLRLLLERPLNEKLLMLLPVGYAAEDATVPDLQRKPLPDIMVHI
- the ppp1r14c gene encoding protein phosphatase 1 regulatory subunit 14C; the protein is MSAASTETSAPPLPSAAGRVFFQGAPGSGCAGSAAVAALSNGGGGGGGGSDDPVQKRQGKVTVKYDRKELRKRLVLEEWIIERLSELYDCEEEEMPEVEIDIDDLLEVDSDDERAVKLQESLIDCYKPTEDFVRELLGRIRGMRKLSAPSKKGL